The following proteins come from a genomic window of Pyxidicoccus sp. MSG2:
- a CDS encoding putative Ig domain-containing protein produces MPTLNILSWNIKDFAGNRYTKHGNTILNTIYSTAGARLFDIIVVVEPLTKMVKFSHGDVVTEGAGLDGILALYFGLAAKHPAWRVVPLRASADPPKSDMIGVYYFSEVVDFTGPDNIVGPTAIVTKTVTPTHHSLPWGATSTKAGKVAFEDTGGTDVDFFGRNPYLVEFNTPERTARKFSVDVKALPGPNLDIFTGSLPDAVDAHPYRFTLQACGGTPPYVWSKEGTSALPAGLDFVGGVLSGTPTVTGAFHLDVKVADGAGNDVTKSIALTSRAVTGGLVFETAAALPDAVEGQPYDVLLVTSGGTGARSVIHAPQKITDKLPVGCSVATDGAFVWAAPTVKKLEFDTSVADSTDRGFVVVGLHAPPQARAPENSDAVNNIALIRDILPPLRTKPVVIVGDFNTCPLVPQCRVLVKPGKKNDPDYKDTTHPVAESTALNALTLAGFTSHKTMVRSSLKAAKGAGEAAYYYVATKQPPAPNITLDHLTTHAFDHILTIGLPGGAVTNVATVDLVALDPGFVAAETDAKNKKPSPIKGICKKYLWTEGVSDHYPVKLSITL; encoded by the coding sequence ATGCCCACCCTGAACATCCTCTCGTGGAACATCAAGGACTTCGCGGGCAACCGCTACACCAAGCACGGCAACACCATCCTCAACACCATCTACTCGACGGCGGGTGCCCGGCTCTTCGACATCATCGTCGTCGTGGAGCCGCTCACGAAGATGGTCAAGTTCTCGCACGGTGACGTCGTCACCGAGGGCGCGGGGCTCGACGGCATCCTCGCGCTCTACTTCGGGCTCGCGGCGAAGCACCCCGCGTGGCGCGTCGTTCCCCTGCGCGCGTCGGCGGACCCTCCGAAGTCCGACATGATTGGCGTCTACTACTTCTCCGAGGTGGTCGACTTCACGGGGCCGGACAACATCGTCGGCCCCACCGCCATCGTGACCAAGACGGTGACGCCCACCCACCACAGCCTGCCCTGGGGCGCGACCTCGACGAAGGCGGGCAAGGTCGCCTTCGAGGACACGGGCGGCACCGACGTCGACTTCTTCGGGCGCAATCCCTACCTGGTGGAGTTCAATACGCCCGAGCGCACCGCGCGGAAGTTCTCCGTCGACGTCAAGGCGCTGCCCGGTCCGAACCTCGACATCTTCACGGGCTCGCTCCCCGACGCGGTGGATGCGCACCCCTACCGCTTCACGCTCCAGGCCTGCGGCGGCACGCCTCCATACGTCTGGAGCAAAGAGGGGACGTCGGCCCTGCCCGCGGGGCTCGACTTCGTCGGTGGCGTCCTGAGCGGGACGCCCACGGTGACGGGCGCGTTCCACCTGGACGTGAAGGTGGCGGACGGCGCCGGCAACGACGTGACGAAGAGCATTGCCCTCACGTCACGCGCCGTCACCGGCGGGCTCGTCTTCGAGACGGCCGCGGCCCTGCCGGACGCCGTCGAGGGACAGCCCTATGACGTGCTGCTCGTCACCAGCGGCGGCACGGGGGCCCGGAGCGTCATCCACGCGCCCCAGAAAATCACCGACAAGCTCCCCGTCGGCTGCAGCGTCGCCACCGACGGGGCCTTCGTCTGGGCCGCGCCCACCGTGAAGAAGCTCGAGTTCGACACCAGCGTCGCCGACTCGACGGACCGGGGCTTCGTCGTCGTGGGGCTCCACGCGCCGCCCCAGGCGCGCGCGCCGGAGAACTCGGACGCCGTGAACAACATCGCCCTCATCCGGGACATCCTCCCGCCCCTGCGCACCAAGCCGGTTGTCATCGTCGGCGACTTCAACACCTGCCCGCTCGTCCCCCAGTGCCGCGTCCTCGTGAAGCCCGGCAAGAAGAACGACCCGGACTACAAGGACACCACGCACCCCGTCGCGGAGAGCACCGCGCTCAACGCCCTCACCCTGGCGGGCTTCACCTCCCACAAGACGATGGTTCGCAGCAGCCTCAAGGCAGCCAAGGGCGCGGGGGAGGCCGCCTACTATTACGTCGCGACGAAGCAGCCCCCCGCGCCCAACATCACGCTGGACCACCTGACGACGCATGCCTTCGACCACATCCTCACGATTGGCTTGCCGGGCGGCGCGGTGACCAACGTGGCCACGGTGGACCTCGTGGCCCTGGACCCGGGCTTCGTCGCCGCGGAGACCGACGCGAAGAACAAGAAGCCGAGCCCCATCAAGGGCATCTGCAAGAAGTACCTGTGGACGGAGGGCGTCAGCGACCACTACCCGGTGAAGCTCAGCATCACCCTGTGA